The Pangasianodon hypophthalmus isolate fPanHyp1 chromosome 25, fPanHyp1.pri, whole genome shotgun sequence nucleotide sequence tttacagaaaaatgtttatttgtcaATAAAGAAGCAGCATATTACgtacttttcagacaaaaacataatgaaggctgccgggttttgcatgcaaaaataagaagcaagtccgactgtcaaagtctccagagaagaactgtggctgcttctgcaagatgctcagtaaaacttacagctcatttccttataaaactgcacaaattgtacctgagattactaatgttttttttttttttgaggggtATAGTCCAAATccgtttcagcatgacagtccCCATATGctcaaagtgaggtccatgaagacatgatttgctaaggttggagtggaagaaattgagtggcctgcagagaacactgacctcaaccccactgaacacctttgggatgatcAGGAATGTAGACTGCACGCCAGGCGTCCTCactcagtacctgacctcactaatgctcttgtggctgaaaaaTCTAGTtccaaatctagtggaaagacttcccagaagactggaggtaattataacaacaaagtgGGACTtagtctggaatgggatgttcaacaggcATATTTGAGTGTAATGGTCacgtgtcccaatacttttgtccatatagatatatatatatatatatatatatatatatatatatatatatatatatgcataacTTGAACTAGGAAGCTTCTCATTTGCCATGAATGTAGCATTAGCTgtccaagcttttttttttgccaaagttTAAGGTCAAATGTTCACTGTAATAATCAAGTATAGAATAGaagaaatgaaataagaaataagaagaaaaattcCTGCTCTGCTCACCAGGTATAATATTTTGGTAGAGGATTCTGACATGATTGTCACGGTCACTACGAGTCTGCTCATGATGAAATCCCAGAGCATGGAGAAGTTCATGTTGTATGACGTGATGGTAAACACAGCCGTTGCGTTCTAGGGAAACAACCTGCCTTCCTCCCCTGCGACCCACGAAAGAGTAGCACCTATACAGCAAAGAATAAATTCAagacttctttctttacatGAGAGCTGGACAGGAGTTAAAGCAACTGTTTGACAATATGTTTCTTAAAAATGGTCCTAAATATTAGGATTGTTGACATACCCAGTGTCTGAGATTATATGAATGTAGTCTTCTTCATTGGTGCGACGTTTGAATCGGATACAGGTTGAATTTTCAAAGGACTTCAGCCCACGCTGGATAACACGTCTTTCAAAGAATGCTGTCAGACAGATTGAAGAGAAGTTTGTTAAAGGTAGCTAATGGTGCTCTGACACATATTACTGAAACCAGGTAAGAAGTGATACTCACAATACTGCCTGGAAATGACGAAGGGCACATTAACCTTCCCATCCCTGCCCTTGCGCCACTTGCACTGACGAGAAGTACATGGATCTGCATTCTGGAGCCCAGTGTACACTGCTATGTCACCATGTACAATGGCAAACTCACCCTTTAACTTTCCTGTCCAGCAAAACACAATTGTCTACATTGGGATTCATagtaaatgcattatttttcagGAACCTTTCTTAAGAAAATGTCTACAGACTGTTTTACTAAACTAAAGGAAGACTGAACATTAAAAGCTAGAAAGGACTTCAGAGAGCTAGCCCTATATTTACTTCAATGAGAAGATCTAGATCTAGTGAAAAAAAGTACCTACAATATATATTACTTCAATCATCAGCCTTATTTTTATACAGGGCCAAGAAGTGAAGAAGTCAAGAAGTCAAGTACATCTTTTTCAATCTTACCAGCATTCTTGTTGGCTCTTTCAATTATGGCAGATACAGAGAAATAATCCCGGTCAATGCTGTTATCTgaaattaatttgattaattagtaaaaaaaaaaaaaaaagcataactATAAAATTTCAAAACTGTACAGATAAACTAAGTAAGCCTCAAGTAAATCAAGTAAATCAGTCATCTTACCAGTCTCATCAGAGGTCTCATTAACCAGTGCCTGgttgataaatatttaaaatgactgtGAGCTGACATTTTACTAAGTACTTATGCAGATGCCAAATAAAAAGCAATATGGCACTTCAAATAGGTCTTTTTTTAGATTTACTCAAATTTGCATAATGTTGTTAGAATTTCTGTTAGCTCACCTTTATAGAACGACTCTGAACTAGACTGATGCTGAGCAGCAGCAGGATGATGTCTTGCATCACGTACATGATGAGAGTCACATTCAGTGTAGCAGCACTGAGAGTGGAGAATGCTCAGGTAGAAGTACAGTTTAAATACACTCATAGGAGTTTTTATCACTTCCCTCTCACAGAACTCAGCTTCTATGTCTGAAGGGTTATGGCAAACCAAGAAATGGAACTAGAAAATTTTGCGcaaaaatgtcttgtttttttggtttttttcctttttgcaaCACTTTTTGCAAAACAGTTTTGAAGCTTCTTTGAAAATCTCCAACTGTGGAACATGGGCTGATATAAATTCTTATTCTAATCGAAAAATCCTAAAAATTCTAACCCTATTCAAAACCAGCCATATTAATAACCAACCCTACACCTGGCAAACCTGAACCCTATGCAAACCCTAACCCATAAAGAAATGGTTAATGAATTTAGTGTAAAGGAACATAACTGGGCCTGGACAAAGTCCTGATCTCAACTTCTTccaacacctttaggatgaagtGGAACCATCTCCGAGTCAGGCCTTACTGCCCACCATTGCCATGTTCcaaaaaatctagtggaaagtcttcccagaagagtggagcagCAAAGCATGGACAATGGCCATTAGCCAGGTCCGAACTTTTCTTGTTGTgagtcagagacagagaaatgatGCAGTCATATCACAGACTGTAATTGCAGATTTTAATATGGGAACTTAATATTCTAATGGGAACAATGATGACTCAAAATTAATATCAAATCAAATGTAAGTTTTCTTGTGGAGATTCAAAGCTTGATGCAAAGGTGACTGATACTTTCTGTTCTTATTCAGCACTAGTGCACAACTTGAAAGAGTTTCACTTcacattatacaacagttagttctggtctaTTATTCTGATTGTATAAGCAGCGTTCTAAGAGTGCTGATAGCAATAGTTCGTTACACTGAAACCGGTACTACACTTACTATGGgctgctgtcagtcagtctgtgtgttggcatggcaacatgcaacactgtccagctgtggcttcttagggaactattttcattgatagaacaaaaataaacaaaatatttggccatattgtgtctgaaatgtcaggtACTCCATATTcgtttattgtttataaaacGGTTGTATAAAATCAATATCACAACTGCAGTCACTCATGCGATACTGCTTAAATGTCTCTTAACATTGTACTCCTTCATTACAGCAACTGGTTCGTGACAGAATATCAGACACAATTCCCTCTGAAAGTTTTTCATTTGGTTTCtattttttgtttcaaaatcTTGGTAACATGAATATAGCCATGTAAAATTTATGTAGTTAACATTTCGAGAAGGGGGAAATTTGGAAATGggtgttttagatttatttttatgtgagaGCAACACCTAgtgtttagggttttttttactTCTCAATTGTGAGctaacttattttatttataaaatgccTCGCATGCCATTTGAAAAATGGTAGCGGGCAGTAATTTGAACACCCCTGCCATCAGCACATATATGTACTCAGTATCTTTGCTTTTTTACTGTGCAGGTTGTTTATATTGACttgtaatgaaaaatgtaatggTACCCATATCTGGACTATAACAATCATCATAAGCACTTATTGATATAATGTttgggtgtccacatacttttggccatgtagtgtaccttgtgttgtgtctACTAATAAGACAACACGCTAGACTATTGTTGCTATCAAACTtggtgttttgctttttttttttgagtgcagATTTTACATGTTAACCAATCTTTATTTCACCTTTAGTACTGATAAATTTCtaataaatttcatttaattagttAATAAGTTGGCCGATAGAAACTAGGACTAGTAAGATTGTTGCTGTGGTTGCAGTGTGCATGTCACCTGAACCACTTTTCCCCTCATTTTAAATAAGCACTCCcacctgtgttttgttttattattattattttattattattattattggctaGTTAGCTTTTACTAGCTAGTTGTGACTACAATACTACTAGCATGTTATGATTGCAGTGTGTATTTCACAGACTACAAAAGGCATGcatattttattagcattatcATGTAAACTAAATTTTAAAAGTACACAGAAATGACCTGGACATTATGTTGACTTATTTGCTCTCAGTGGCAATTTGTGACAAGTCACAAAGCTACAGTTTGTGTTAAGTTTGTGACAAGTCACAAACTGTCAAATCTTTCACAGGATGCTGCCATATTTTGGGTCTTGTAGCATGGTGAGTACTACAAAATCTCAGACAGGATACACAGCCTCTGCAAATTCCACTTTTCAAACATGGTTCTGAATGACTATGGTGAGTTCTCTGCATATCTGATGGCAGGTGACAAGCATGCAAGGTATTGCAGTAGTTGTCATGGCAATATTAGAAGCTGATGgataaaaactattattattgttgttgttgtttgagtAATTAGAATGtaacttttaaattaatttgtcaGCCCTGTTTTGTACCATAACAGCTCCCAGTTGTATGAAACACTTAAGAATGTTGTTTGCATATATTTTAACTATATCTATATGAGTTTAAACAATAAAGGGAAACTCATTAGTAATTAGTGACGTAttactgtgttgttcttcagtagTTAATGGAGACGTGGAACAGTACTGTAAAGTGAAACACATGGAAACTCATTAGTAATAAGtgaagtgttactgtgttgtAGTTAATGATTATGTGAAACAGTATTACACATTCCATTActgatttttgttatttaaaagaaaattatttacaaaaaattcaAAGTATGTTACTGTTCATTGCTACAATACACCCTTCTACTTTTGTAAGTTACTGTTGTATAATTCTGTCTTTAGTCTTTGActggctaaataaaaacaacactctGACCCTGTGCTCCTCTGAGGAAACCTATAATTACTcatacaaatattttcattatagaCACTGAGGTGTTAGAATGGGTTGGAGTACACTACATAGTAGAACTCCAAGAGAAAGGTAAGAATTAGCTATGGGGGATTAATGTCAatcagtaattaatcagtaattataataaaagagCCATAATTCTGCAGGAGAAATGTAAGACTCAGTAATTACTGCTTAAGTCTCAGTTAATTACTGCATAGTTAATAGTGAACTCATACTAACATACTTACTGAGTAAATAACTAGTAGTTCTTAGTATTTTTATAGGAATAAGGAAGAACAGTTCATTTGTTCCTACTTAGTTCCTGCATAGTTACCTATGTGTTGTTGAAgagtattgtaaagtgttactcaTCATATATAGGGTGATGCAAATAActtgtatgtgtatatttttttccatgagACTGGGTTGGGTAGACGGAAGTTTTTAACTCATATAATATGATTTAGTTGATGTCCATTTTAGggatgttttaataaaaggccTACTTCAGGTAACACCACATCATTTCAGTAGAGAATATAGTAACATACAACATTCTTCAGTAGAAATGATGTAGAGGTTTAGCATTCCTTGCTACTAAATTTGGATCACAGATAAATAGCTCAGCAAACCACATGCTGTAATCTCTCCACGATGCTTTGCATTCAAGAATACGTTTTTGGTACGCATAATTTAGTTGTCTCCAAATATGCGGTGCTCGTCCAAATTAATTTGTATTCTAGTggattttataatgttttttggAGATAAGAGGTGGTTCTTACAATATTAAGTACAATTATATGCTGTGCTTCCTAGGTCAGTGCATACATTAAAATCTTAGAGATGTACAAACTGTGCCTATAAGTCTTTATCTGTCCACCTGGAGATGtcattcattcaattttttGAAGACCAGGAAACAAACGCTTGAATGTTTTCTTAGCTCATGGAAAATCCACACCTGATTTTCTTTTGGAGAAACCTATTATAGTAGAAGATAATAGATTTTTCAGTGACACTGACAGTTTAAACTAGTAAAATGTTATGTGTCTCCATCTACTTTCATACAGAAAAGAAGATCATTCCAAAGCCCCTTGTCTTGGATATAATTATTGTCTGTAAACATCTACAAAAATGAACCTCGTAAATTTAGTGGCTGCTCTCATCAGTTGTACAGTTTTGAAACTCTTTCTTTGAACAATTTGTGGGTCAAAATGCTGCAATTTCTGGTCATGTTATGTAATGCCGcagtaatgtgtgtttattttcctgtgtgGTCGCTGGTTGTTGTCTAATCctaacagttttaaagcttctGCACAGGCATCTTAACTGGCTGCAGGTCTATCTTTGTTGTCACATCAGAGGCTTTGGTAATCAATTGTTAGAAGTGTTCATTTGTTCTCTTCTCTTGCGTTCTCTTCTCTTGCATTCCCAACACTGTTGTTGAAGCTGCAGGTTGGTGTTTCAGCACTCCAACAACCCCCATTTATGTTTTCAGCCATTAGACCAAGAACAGTGTTCcctttgaaaatgttttttgtgaAAACAATAAAGGCCTCAGCTGATGTGCCTGCTGTGCTGCACAATGACATCCAAAACAGTCAAAACATACATGAGAACTACATGTATAGCAGGGATCCGATCAGTCCTTCTGGAGGGGCAAAGAGGCTTCAAAGAGGTGAAACTGTCGTGATTTTGCAATATTCTTAATATTTGCCTTGAATTTGACAGACTGGTTGAAAAAGCATCCTAATTCATAGACTAAACccagtgtgatttttttactGAAGCAGCTACACAAGATATATTCTTGTTCTTGCCTGTTATATCCGGGGTTGCATCAATGAGAGCTGTACTACTGGCAATGAATGTATGTCAGAGTCTATTTATCTGACTATGGTATTGCCCTTTAACATCAAAATCTCAATTAGAATTCTTGGACTTGTAAAGTCCTTGTGTTCTTTCAACCAGGTGGTTTTATGCCTTTTACTGAAGGAGCTGGCTGAAATTTCCACTTGTCAAGAATAACAAACCTTGTGAcaaaaaaagtatgtggacacctgatttACCAGCCCCCCAGAGAGAGTCATTTACTATACCTGTGAGAATAAACATTCAGAGGGCATCTCTGTTTTGGCAGTGCTCCTTGACCAGGAGACTGTGAATAAACtccacaccaccaccactcGACCATTGCAACACCCCCTCTATATCCATGCCATAGACGGAGGACCCGTCATTAGCAGATTCCGAGGTCATGCCCACCCAATAAGAGGCTCGTGCCCGCTACCTTACAGGGCAGACTCATCACATGGGCACACACCTCCATAGCCATGGGCCACCCAGGTACCCAGTGAGCATACCATCTATCACGGGACAAATACTGGTGGCCCGTATTTTGTCTCATCGTGCATTGCCTCTGCCCAAGCCGAGGTTCCTTGTGCCCTACCAGCTGGTAAACTCTTGCCCCTACTTACGTCACAACAGACTTGGTCTCATCTGGCAGTGGACTTCATCACTGACCTCCAAGAGGTAACACAGTAATATCAACACAGACAAATCTCTATCAGACAAATCTCAGCCATTGACGAGTGATTTAAGCAGAGCGAACAGGTATGGGAGAGCACACACCAATGCCTTGAGCAGGTGGCAAACACCAACAAAGAAAACATTGACCAATACAGCAGAGAGTCTCCACTCTATCAACCACTCGACCTACCATGACATTGCCGTTTTGTCTCATTGTCTCATGGAGCATGGCTGTAGGAATTAGTGCAGCCGGGTACTGATGTGGGGTGAGAAGGCctgtgcgacagtcaaagtctccagaagaactgtggctgcttctgcaagatgctcagtaacacttacagctcatttccttataaaactgcacacattgtacctgagatactctttttttgtcacaccaaatactgagtttatttagtttattactgtttactgcacgtTGTAGTATTTTTCTTctaatttctttgcatgtgcctaagacttttgcacagtactgtgtgtgtgtgtgtgtgtgtgtgtatatatatatatatatatatatatatatatataaaacaatatataataatataatatatataacaagCCAAACTGACATTTTCAGTTACATCACCGCCAACATTTTTCCttatattaaatgatttttatacatttttatgtagGAGTTATTTGATGATAATTAAAAGGGCATGGTTGAAaaggtgattgacagtttttGTGTATGCTGATGAACAGTTAGAAATGACAGTCTAGCCTCATGAATGTCCACACAACATGCACCTGAAGATCTGTAGCAAAGCTATGTCATattctgctgtaaactgttctaACAGGCACTCAGCTGGGAGTTCTTTGCAGTTTGTAAGTATGTGGCTCATTTTGATGCCTAAGCTAGCCTGTTAACTAGCTAAATAGCTGAGAGATAATATTAGCAAATTGGGaagattaattattaatttgctAGCTTGATGTTATAATGGTTTGGATATTACCTTTTTAAACATACTCCACCAAAAGAACAAAAGGAGCATTCAGAATGGTTAACTTACTGCAGGTGTCAGAGCTAGATGAAAGTCATGGAgtgcagcaatttttttttcctcaaaaaatatgttgtgttgagtgtaaatatTGACTGCTGTATATTGTATTTGGTTGGTACATTAGCAACTCATACTTACATTACTTCATTTAACAGGATTGATTAgctaatgtcagctagctaggtagttcagtcagtcagtctttTCCTGGCAACAATGAAGTTGATATAATTGTGCAAATTGTATGACTATGATTTAACAAcatgttttacatattaattaataatgctgtACTTATCACTTTGAGCTAGCTTTGTTTGAGGCATCATTTTAAGTTGTTGAGCTTGTCATATGCCTGTCACCATGCACGCTCTCGACATGAAAAAGGGGAGTGTTCTTGACCAATATGGGTGGGCAAGGGGCAGACGCATTGTTCGACAGGTCGTATCTACTATGCATACTCTGACTTCAATTTCAGGATCCTTGATATTGGTttacattaatatgaaacaaattcTGGCATGTATTTGTTGCAGAACAAACGTCCTCTGAAGAAAAAGTGTCCTTGCATAACGGAGTACATGAGAAGTGGAGCAGCAATGAGATGTGTGTGGTTTacgctatatatatatatatatatatatatatatatatatatatatatatatatatatatatatatatatatatat carries:
- the LOC113546712 gene encoding high choriolytic enzyme 1 encodes the protein MYVMQDIILLLLSISLVQSRSIKALVNETSDETDNSIDRDYFSVSAIIERANKNAGKLKGEFAIVHGDIAVYTGLQNADPCTSRQCKWRKGRDGKVNVPFVISRQYSFFERRVIQRGLKSFENSTCIRFKRRTNEEDYIHIISDTGCYSFVGRRGGRQVVSLERNGCVYHHVIQHELLHALGFHHEQTRSDRDNHVRILYQNIIPEQEHNFDIVNTNNLNTSYDYNSVMHYSRFLFTKNGEPTIIPIPDNNVPIGRATEMSPNDILRVNRLYCS